In the candidate division TA06 bacterium genome, GAGAAGTAATATCCATCGGGGATTTGAAGAAGGAAATCCAAAGTTGGTAAAGTGGACCATACCTGCCAAACGGGATTTAAGGCTGATTTTTGATTATATTGCCCTGGATTCGAAATTTTACGCGAGAAAGGTCGCTTTCGAGATAATAGAAAAGACCGAGAATCTAAAATTCTTTCCGGAAATCGGAAGGGTCGTCCCCGAGATCGGCG is a window encoding:
- a CDS encoding type II toxin-antitoxin system RelE/ParE family toxin, coding for MVKWTIPAKRDLRLIFDYIALDSKFYARKVAFEIIEKTENLKFFPEIGRVVPEIGDPRIREIIVYSYRLVYEISAKKIEILALIHAKRNFIYTDVILRP